A single Pseudomonas sp. HN11 DNA region contains:
- a CDS encoding substrate-binding periplasmic protein, translating to MFKHLLLALASTSFLLAGPAPADEPSGTSLVLLTENFPPYNMAKNGKNFAKEENIEGIAVDIVRETFKRADISYNLTLRFPWERIYKLALEKPGYGVFVMARLPDREALFKWVGPIGPDDWVLLAKADSKIQLTDLERARRYKIGAYKGDAIAQTLEKQGLNPIVALRDQDNAQKLVNGQIDLWATGDPAGRYLARQVGVTQLKTVLRFNSAQLYLALNKQVPDEVVSKLQAALDQLRREGLVDEIMARYL from the coding sequence ATGTTCAAGCACTTGCTGCTCGCCCTCGCCAGTACGTCCTTCCTGTTGGCTGGCCCGGCCCCTGCCGATGAGCCGTCCGGCACCTCACTGGTGTTGCTGACGGAAAACTTCCCGCCTTACAACATGGCGAAAAACGGCAAGAATTTCGCCAAGGAAGAGAACATCGAAGGCATAGCCGTGGACATCGTGCGCGAGACCTTCAAGCGTGCGGACATTTCCTACAACCTCACCCTGCGTTTCCCCTGGGAGCGTATATACAAGCTCGCCCTGGAAAAACCTGGCTACGGCGTGTTCGTGATGGCGCGTCTGCCGGACCGTGAAGCGCTGTTCAAATGGGTCGGTCCTATCGGCCCCGACGATTGGGTGCTGCTGGCCAAGGCTGACAGCAAGATCCAGCTGACCGACCTGGAGCGTGCTCGCCGCTACAAAATCGGCGCTTACAAGGGCGATGCCATTGCGCAGACCCTCGAAAAGCAGGGGCTCAACCCGATCGTTGCGTTGCGTGATCAAGACAACGCGCAAAAACTGGTGAATGGCCAGATAGACCTGTGGGCCACCGGTGATCCGGCGGGCCGTTACCTGGCCCGCCAGGTCGGGGTGACCCAACTCAAGACAGTGTTGCGCTTCAACAGCGCCCAGCTATACCTCGCACTCAACAAGCAAGTGCCAGATGAAGTGGTCAGCAAACTGCAAGCGGCACTCGATCAGTTACGGCGTGAGGGGCTTGTCGACGAGATCATGGCCCGATACCTCTAG
- a CDS encoding Vps62-related protein, whose product MSALQFKDLLISFTSEFLPLWNDQGSGAHKAVSLWRPSTTADALARFFPMGDIATDSYRNINQRKVVAVVSDANGTGGTALRSPDDYELVWKDTDSGARADFSIWRPLAPEGYVEMGLVCGVGYEKPSRNAVRCVRADLVVSAQPGPMIWNDYGSGASKDFSAWSIIPPDALPGEIYLAPGTFIGNARYTKPDRPTYALRMAFTLQLAQPLAPPVLTGYERPTEEETPQTTQVCELPWFCVKDPELSATEQLLSSPTYHLIRTDRHVLTGFGNNTNDTSQPFMWTAAKGEVANYSLALAAISRITLWNSWSASIRLFELSFSANLDPAFTHTQRSSKGWLHSSAVEIITYIPAKKAVAAYLIQSEYRLLRQDGSQLASTVSYTNGDNVYISEFPGDKPISSEQPFVEPTPALPALEVSGHDLVDKPLTP is encoded by the coding sequence ATGAGCGCACTGCAATTCAAAGACCTACTCATCAGCTTTACCAGCGAATTTCTCCCCCTATGGAACGACCAGGGCTCCGGCGCGCATAAAGCTGTCAGTCTGTGGCGCCCCAGCACCACGGCAGATGCCTTGGCTCGGTTTTTCCCCATGGGCGACATTGCCACTGATAGCTATCGCAATATCAATCAACGCAAGGTCGTCGCCGTGGTCAGTGACGCCAATGGTACTGGCGGCACTGCGCTGCGCTCGCCGGACGATTATGAATTGGTCTGGAAGGATACGGACTCTGGCGCGCGGGCCGACTTTTCGATCTGGCGGCCACTGGCCCCTGAGGGCTACGTCGAAATGGGCCTGGTGTGCGGCGTAGGCTATGAAAAACCTTCACGCAACGCCGTGCGCTGCGTACGGGCCGACTTGGTCGTGAGCGCACAGCCGGGGCCAATGATCTGGAATGACTACGGCAGTGGGGCTTCCAAGGACTTCAGCGCTTGGTCCATCATCCCGCCGGACGCCTTGCCCGGAGAAATCTATTTGGCGCCCGGCACCTTTATCGGCAACGCTCGCTATACCAAGCCTGATAGGCCGACCTATGCGTTGCGCATGGCATTCACCCTGCAACTGGCGCAACCCTTGGCCCCACCTGTCCTTACGGGTTATGAACGCCCGACGGAGGAAGAAACCCCGCAGACAACCCAGGTGTGTGAACTGCCCTGGTTCTGCGTGAAGGATCCGGAACTGAGCGCAACCGAACAGTTGCTGAGCTCGCCGACCTATCACCTGATCCGCACCGACCGCCACGTGCTCACTGGCTTTGGCAACAACACGAATGATACCAGCCAGCCCTTCATGTGGACGGCGGCGAAGGGTGAAGTTGCCAATTACTCACTTGCGTTGGCTGCAATATCCCGCATTACGCTGTGGAACAGCTGGTCTGCAAGTATCCGCCTGTTCGAGCTGAGTTTCTCGGCAAACCTGGACCCAGCCTTCACCCACACTCAGCGCTCATCCAAAGGCTGGTTGCATTCGTCTGCCGTGGAAATCATCACCTACATTCCGGCGAAAAAAGCTGTCGCTGCCTACCTTATCCAGAGTGAATACCGCCTGCTGCGCCAGGACGGCAGCCAATTGGCGAGCACTGTCAGTTACACCAACGGCGATAACGTGTACATAAGCGAGTTTCCCGGTGACAAACCTATAAGCAGCGAGCAGCCGTTCGTTGAACCGACACCCGCGCTACCTGCGCTAGAGGTATCGGGCCATGATCTCGTCGACAAGCCCCTCACGCCGTAA
- a CDS encoding divergent polysaccharide deacetylase family protein translates to MRSALIIAVLCSLAGLAHATYAGEPHKAYLTLIIDDLGQNLPRDRRVLALPGPVTTAIMPDTPHAAEFAREAHKAGKIVILHMPMDPATGPFAWHPELSIEELGRRLDAAFNAVPYTAGINNHMGSRMTAQPAAMAWLMAELQRRNKFFVDSRTSAQTVAAAEAQKIGLASVSRDVFLDDERTEAAITTQLQTAIKLAHKQGSAVMIGHPYPQTLAVLERELPKLKAQGVEWIDIKLMISVRSNQAMAGHGKDGTYRPASR, encoded by the coding sequence ATGCGTTCTGCCCTGATCATCGCTGTGCTGTGCAGCCTGGCAGGCCTCGCCCACGCGACGTATGCCGGTGAGCCTCACAAAGCCTACCTGACCCTCATCATCGACGACCTAGGGCAAAACCTGCCCCGGGATCGTCGCGTGCTGGCCCTGCCTGGGCCTGTCACCACAGCGATCATGCCCGACACGCCCCACGCTGCCGAGTTTGCCCGCGAAGCGCACAAGGCTGGCAAGATCGTGATTTTGCACATGCCCATGGACCCGGCCACCGGCCCATTCGCCTGGCACCCTGAGTTGTCCATCGAGGAACTCGGCAGGCGCCTGGACGCCGCGTTCAACGCCGTGCCTTACACCGCCGGCATCAATAACCACATGGGCAGCCGCATGACCGCGCAACCGGCGGCCATGGCTTGGCTCATGGCCGAACTGCAACGGCGCAACAAGTTCTTTGTCGACAGCCGTACCAGTGCGCAGACCGTCGCCGCCGCCGAGGCGCAGAAGATCGGCCTGGCCAGCGTCTCGCGGGACGTGTTCCTGGATGACGAGCGCACTGAAGCAGCGATCACCACGCAGCTGCAGACGGCGATCAAGCTGGCCCACAAGCAGGGTTCAGCGGTGATGATCGGCCATCCGTATCCACAAACCCTGGCGGTATTGGAGCGCGAGTTGCCCAAGCTCAAGGCCCAGGGCGTGGAGTGGATCGACATCAAGTTGATGATCAGTGTGCGCAGCAATCAGGCGATGGCCGGGCATGGCAAAGACGGCACCTATCGGCCTGCGTCCAGATAA
- a CDS encoding S41 family peptidase: protein MLHLSRLTSLALTIALVIGAPLAFADQAAPTAPAASAATTKAPLPLDELRTFAEVMDRIKAAYVEPVDDKTLLENAIKGMLSNLDPHSAYLGPEDFAELQESTSGEFGGLGIEVGSEDGNVKVVSPIDDTPASKAGIQAGDFIVKINGQPTRGQTMTEAVDKMRGKIGQKITLTLVRDGGNPFDVTLTRATIVVKSVKSQLLESGYGYIRITQFQVKTGDEVAKALAKLRKDNGKKLNGIVLDLRNNPGGVLQSAVEVVDHFITKGLIVYTKGRIANSELRFSATGNDLSENVPLAVLINGGSASASEIVAGALQDQKRGVLMGTTSFGKGSVQTVLPLNNERALKITTALYYTPNGRSIQAQGIVPDIEVRKAKITNEIDSEYYKEADLQGHLGNGNGGADQPTGSGKKAKPMPQDDDYQLAQALSLLKGLSITRSR, encoded by the coding sequence ATGCTGCATTTGTCCCGCCTCACTTCGCTGGCCCTGACGATCGCCCTGGTGATCGGCGCGCCTCTGGCATTTGCCGACCAGGCTGCCCCGACGGCGCCCGCCGCCTCGGCCGCGACCACCAAGGCGCCGTTGCCGCTGGACGAGCTGCGCACCTTTGCCGAGGTCATGGACCGCATCAAGGCTGCCTATGTCGAACCCGTAGACGACAAAACCCTGCTGGAAAATGCCATCAAGGGCATGCTCAGCAACCTCGACCCGCACTCCGCCTACCTGGGCCCGGAAGATTTCGCCGAGTTGCAGGAAAGCACCAGCGGTGAGTTCGGCGGGCTGGGCATCGAAGTCGGCTCCGAAGACGGCAACGTCAAGGTGGTCTCGCCAATCGATGACACCCCGGCGTCCAAGGCCGGTATCCAGGCCGGTGACTTCATCGTCAAGATCAACGGCCAGCCGACCCGTGGCCAGACCATGACCGAAGCCGTCGACAAGATGCGCGGCAAGATCGGCCAGAAGATCACCCTGACTCTGGTACGCGACGGCGGTAACCCGTTCGACGTGACGCTGACCCGCGCGACCATCGTGGTCAAGAGCGTGAAGAGCCAGCTGCTGGAGTCGGGCTACGGCTACATCCGCATCACCCAGTTCCAGGTCAAGACCGGCGATGAAGTGGCCAAGGCCCTGGCCAAGCTGCGCAAAGACAACGGCAAAAAGCTCAATGGCATCGTGCTCGACCTGCGCAACAACCCAGGCGGCGTGCTGCAGTCGGCGGTGGAAGTGGTCGACCACTTCATTACCAAGGGCCTGATCGTGTACACCAAGGGCCGCATCGCCAACTCCGAGCTGCGCTTCTCGGCCACCGGCAATGACCTGAGTGAAAACGTGCCACTGGCCGTGCTGATCAACGGCGGCAGCGCTTCGGCCTCGGAGATCGTCGCCGGCGCCCTGCAAGACCAGAAACGCGGTGTATTGATGGGCACCACAAGCTTTGGCAAAGGCTCGGTGCAAACCGTGCTGCCGCTGAACAACGAGCGTGCACTGAAGATCACCACTGCGCTGTACTACACACCGAACGGGCGCTCGATCCAGGCCCAGGGCATCGTGCCGGACATCGAAGTACGCAAAGCCAAGATCACCAACGAGATCGACAGCGAGTACTACAAAGAAGCTGACCTGCAAGGTCATCTGGGCAATGGCAACGGCGGCGCCGACCAGCCAACCGGCAGCGGCAAGAAAGCCAAACCGATGCCGCAGGACGACGACTACCAGCTGGCCCAGGCGCTGAGCCTGCTCAAAGGCCTGAGCATCACACGCAGCCGTTGA
- a CDS encoding murein hydrolase activator EnvC family protein — MLRALITLALVCLLQPAFADERAQTQQQLDATRQDITELKKLLGKLQEEKSGVQKDLRGTETEMGKLEKQVQELQKELKKSESELERLDAEKKKLQSARVEQQRLIAIQARAAYQNGRQEYLKLLLNQQNPEKFARTLTYYDYLSKARLEQLKSFNETLRQLVNVEQEIGNQQSQLQDQKVALDTQRNELDKVRKERQLALAKLNDDVKARDAKLQAREQDQADLAKVLKTIEETLARQAREAEEARQKALIAQQEAEKKRQREAELAATSDAPAPRKPARAAPGPLVSSAGENFGGPFASARGKLPWPVDGRLLARFGETRGDDTRAKWDGVMISASAGSQVHAVHGGRVVFADWLRGAGLLVILDHGNGYLSLYGHNQTLLKSAGDVVKAGESISTVGNSGGQDTPALYFAIRQQGRPSDPAQWCRSQG, encoded by the coding sequence ATGCTTCGCGCCTTGATTACCCTTGCTCTGGTCTGCCTGCTCCAACCGGCGTTTGCCGATGAGCGCGCACAAACCCAACAACAGTTGGACGCTACGCGTCAGGATATTACCGAGCTGAAAAAACTGCTCGGCAAGCTCCAGGAAGAGAAATCCGGGGTGCAGAAAGACCTGCGCGGCACGGAAACCGAGATGGGCAAGCTGGAAAAGCAGGTCCAGGAGCTGCAAAAAGAATTAAAGAAGAGCGAGTCGGAACTGGAGCGACTCGACGCTGAGAAAAAAAAACTCCAGAGCGCACGCGTTGAACAGCAACGCCTCATCGCGATCCAGGCCCGTGCCGCCTACCAGAACGGCCGCCAGGAATACCTCAAGCTGCTGCTCAACCAGCAGAACCCCGAGAAATTCGCGCGCACCCTGACCTACTACGACTACCTGAGCAAGGCCCGCCTGGAGCAACTGAAAAGCTTCAATGAGACCCTGCGCCAGTTGGTCAATGTCGAGCAGGAAATCGGCAACCAGCAATCCCAGTTGCAAGATCAGAAAGTCGCCCTCGACACTCAGCGCAACGAATTGGACAAGGTCCGCAAGGAACGCCAACTGGCCCTGGCCAAACTCAATGACGACGTGAAAGCCCGTGACGCCAAGCTGCAGGCCCGTGAGCAGGACCAGGCCGACCTGGCCAAAGTGCTCAAGACCATCGAAGAAACCCTGGCTCGCCAGGCTCGTGAGGCCGAAGAGGCGCGGCAAAAAGCGCTGATCGCCCAGCAGGAAGCCGAAAAAAAGCGCCAGCGTGAGGCCGAGCTGGCTGCCACCTCGGACGCCCCGGCACCGCGTAAACCAGCGCGTGCAGCGCCTGGCCCACTGGTTTCCAGCGCCGGCGAGAACTTCGGCGGCCCTTTTGCTTCAGCGCGCGGCAAACTTCCATGGCCAGTTGATGGTCGATTACTGGCACGCTTTGGGGAAACCCGTGGCGATGACACCCGCGCGAAGTGGGATGGCGTGATGATCAGCGCCTCCGCCGGCAGCCAGGTGCACGCCGTCCACGGTGGGCGCGTGGTGTTTGCCGATTGGCTGCGGGGCGCCGGTTTGTTGGTGATTCTTGACCACGGTAATGGCTATTTGAGCCTTTACGGCCACAATCAGACTTTACTCAAATCGGCAGGTGATGTTGTAAAAGCCGGTGAATCCATCTCCACTGTCGGTAACAGTGGTGGCCAGGACACGCCGGCGCTGTACTTCGCTATTCGTCAGCAGGGCCGCCCGAGCGATCCTGCACAATGGTGCCGTTCCCAAGGATAG
- the gpmI gene encoding 2,3-bisphosphoglycerate-independent phosphoglycerate mutase, whose product MTTTPKPLVLIILDGFGHSESHHDNAVYAAKKPVLDRLTATVPNGLISGSGMDVGLPDGQMGNSEVGHMNLGAGRVVYQDFTRVTKAIRDGEFFENPTICAAVDKAVAAGKAVHFMGLLSDGGVHSHQDHLVAMAELAFKRGADKIYLHAFLDGRDTPPKSAQSSIELLDATFAALGKGRIASLVGRYFAMDRDNRWDRVSQAYNLIAEGQGEFHAATAQEGLEAAYARGESDEFVKATTIGEPVKVEDGDALVFMNFRADRARELSHVFVDADFKDFERARQPKAEFVMLTQYAANIPAPSAFAPGSLENVLGDYLAKNGKTQLRIAETEKYAHVTFFFSGGREEPFPGEERILIPSPKVATYDLQPEMSAPEVTDKIVDAIEHQRYDVIVVNYANGDMVGHSGNLEAATKAVECLDLCVGRIVDALEKVGGEALITADHGNCEQMSDESTGQAHTAHTTEPVPFIYVGKRDFKVREGGVLADVAPTMLKLMGLEKPMEMTGTSILV is encoded by the coding sequence ATGACTACTACGCCTAAACCTTTGGTCCTGATAATTCTCGATGGCTTCGGACACAGTGAAAGCCACCATGACAACGCGGTGTACGCGGCCAAGAAGCCGGTACTCGACCGCCTGACCGCCACCGTACCCAACGGCCTCATCTCCGGCTCGGGCATGGATGTGGGCCTGCCAGACGGCCAGATGGGCAACTCGGAAGTCGGCCACATGAACCTCGGCGCCGGACGAGTGGTATACCAAGACTTCACCCGTGTGACCAAAGCGATCCGCGACGGCGAGTTCTTCGAGAACCCGACCATCTGCGCCGCGGTAGATAAAGCAGTGGCTGCCGGCAAAGCCGTGCACTTCATGGGCCTGCTGTCCGATGGCGGCGTCCACAGCCACCAGGATCACCTGGTCGCCATGGCCGAACTGGCCTTCAAGCGCGGCGCCGACAAGATCTACCTGCACGCCTTCCTTGACGGCCGCGACACCCCGCCGAAAAGCGCGCAATCGTCCATCGAACTGCTCGACGCCACGTTCGCTGCCCTCGGCAAAGGCCGTATCGCCAGCCTGGTGGGCCGCTACTTCGCCATGGACCGCGATAACCGCTGGGACCGCGTCTCCCAGGCCTACAACCTGATCGCAGAAGGCCAGGGCGAATTCCACGCCGCCACCGCCCAGGAAGGCCTGGAAGCCGCCTATGCACGTGGCGAGAGCGATGAATTCGTCAAAGCCACCACCATCGGCGAGCCGGTCAAAGTCGAAGACGGTGACGCGCTGGTGTTCATGAACTTCCGCGCCGACCGTGCCCGTGAGTTGAGCCATGTATTCGTCGACGCCGATTTCAAAGACTTTGAACGCGCGCGCCAGCCAAAAGCCGAGTTCGTGATGCTCACCCAATACGCCGCCAACATTCCGGCCCCTTCAGCGTTCGCGCCGGGCAGCCTGGAAAACGTGCTGGGCGACTACTTGGCGAAAAACGGCAAGACCCAGTTGCGCATTGCCGAAACCGAAAAATACGCCCACGTGACCTTCTTCTTCTCCGGCGGCCGTGAAGAGCCGTTCCCAGGCGAAGAACGCATCCTGATCCCATCGCCGAAGGTCGCCACCTACGACCTGCAGCCAGAAATGAGCGCACCCGAAGTCACCGACAAGATCGTCGACGCCATCGAACACCAGCGTTACGACGTGATCGTGGTCAACTACGCCAACGGCGACATGGTCGGCCACAGCGGCAACCTGGAAGCCGCCACCAAGGCCGTTGAATGCCTGGACCTCTGCGTCGGCCGCATCGTCGACGCCCTGGAAAAAGTCGGCGGCGAAGCGCTGATCACCGCCGACCATGGCAACTGCGAGCAGATGTCGGACGAATCCACCGGCCAGGCCCACACCGCCCACACCACCGAGCCGGTACCGTTCATCTACGTCGGCAAGCGTGATTTCAAGGTGCGGGAAGGCGGCGTGCTGGCGGATGTGGCACCGACCATGTTGAAACTGATGGGGCTGGAGAAGCCGATGGAGATGACGGGGACTTCGATTCTGGTTTAA
- a CDS encoding rhodanese-like domain-containing protein translates to MVDHLIAFATAHYLLVGAFVILLALLIAHELSRGGRSLSTAELTALVNKDEAVVVDIRPAKDFAAGHIVGALNIPQDKLIARLAELEKHKAKTIILVDAQGQHAGTHAREMLKTGFTAAKLSGGISSWRADNLPLVK, encoded by the coding sequence ATGGTTGATCACCTGATTGCATTTGCCACTGCCCACTACCTGCTCGTGGGTGCCTTCGTCATCCTGCTGGCGCTGTTGATCGCTCACGAATTGAGCCGCGGTGGCCGCAGCCTGAGCACGGCGGAGCTGACCGCGCTGGTCAACAAGGACGAGGCCGTTGTCGTGGACATCCGCCCAGCCAAGGACTTCGCCGCCGGCCACATCGTCGGTGCCTTGAACATTCCGCAGGACAAGCTGATCGCGCGCCTGGCCGAGCTGGAAAAGCACAAGGCCAAGACCATCATCCTGGTCGACGCCCAAGGCCAGCACGCCGGCACCCACGCCCGCGAAATGCTCAAGACCGGTTTCACCGCTGCCAAGCTGTCTGGCGGTATCAGCAGCTGGCGCGCCGATAACCTGCCGCTGGTGAAGTGA
- the grxC gene encoding glutaredoxin 3, with the protein MSQVVVYSSDWCPYCMRAKALLEKKGVAFEEIKVDGKPQVRAEMAQKAGRTSVPQIWIGAKHIGGCDDLFALERAGKLDALLLV; encoded by the coding sequence ATGAGCCAGGTTGTCGTGTATTCCAGCGATTGGTGCCCTTACTGCATGCGGGCCAAGGCTTTGCTTGAGAAAAAGGGCGTTGCCTTCGAAGAAATCAAGGTCGACGGCAAACCCCAGGTGCGCGCCGAAATGGCCCAGAAGGCGGGGCGCACGTCTGTGCCGCAGATCTGGATCGGCGCCAAGCATATCGGTGGTTGCGACGACCTGTTCGCCCTTGAGCGCGCCGGTAAACTCGATGCGCTGCTGCTCGTCTGA
- the secB gene encoding protein-export chaperone SecB: MTDQQNTEAAEAQAPQFSLQRIYVRDLSFEAPKSPAIFRQEWTPSVALDLNTRQKALEGDFHEVVLTLSVTVKNGEEVAFIAEVQQAGIFLIQGLDEASMSHTLGAFCPNILFPYARETLDSLVTRGSFPALMLAPVNFDALYAQELQRMQGEGTSTVQ; this comes from the coding sequence ATGACTGACCAACAGAACACCGAAGCTGCAGAAGCCCAAGCGCCACAGTTCTCGCTGCAGCGCATCTACGTACGTGACCTGTCGTTCGAAGCGCCGAAAAGCCCGGCCATCTTCCGTCAGGAATGGACCCCAAGCGTTGCGCTGGACCTGAACACTCGCCAGAAGGCACTGGAAGGCGACTTCCACGAAGTGGTGCTGACCCTGTCCGTGACCGTCAAGAACGGCGAAGAAGTGGCCTTCATCGCTGAAGTGCAACAGGCTGGTATCTTCCTGATCCAGGGCCTGGACGAAGCGTCCATGAGCCACACCCTGGGCGCGTTCTGCCCGAACATCCTGTTCCCGTATGCCCGTGAGACCCTGGACAGCCTGGTCACCCGTGGCTCGTTCCCTGCGCTGATGCTGGCTCCGGTGAACTTCGATGCCCTGTACGCTCAAGAGCTGCAGCGCATGCAAGGTGAAGGTACGTCGACCGTTCAATAA
- a CDS encoding tRNA (cytidine(34)-2'-O)-methyltransferase, translating into MFHVILFQPEIPPNTGNVIRLCANSGCHLHLIEPLGFDMDDKRLRRAGLDYHEYATLKRHADLASCLESLGHPRLFAFTTKGSQPFHDVSFAEGDAFLFGPESRGLPAEVLDALPDGHRLRLPMREGCRSLNLSNTVAVAVYEGWRQLGFK; encoded by the coding sequence ATGTTTCACGTCATCCTTTTTCAACCAGAAATTCCGCCGAATACCGGCAACGTTATCAGGCTATGCGCCAACAGTGGCTGCCACCTGCATTTGATCGAGCCTCTGGGCTTCGACATGGACGACAAGCGCCTGCGCCGCGCCGGGCTGGACTACCACGAGTACGCCACGCTCAAGCGCCACGCCGACCTGGCCAGTTGCCTGGAAAGCCTGGGGCATCCGCGGCTGTTCGCGTTTACCACCAAGGGTTCGCAGCCGTTCCATGATGTCAGCTTTGCCGAAGGCGACGCTTTCCTGTTCGGCCCGGAAAGCCGGGGACTGCCGGCCGAGGTACTTGACGCCCTGCCCGACGGCCACCGCCTGCGTTTGCCGATGCGCGAAGGCTGCCGCAGCCTGAACCTGTCCAACACCGTAGCCGTTGCCGTCTACGAAGGCTGGCGCCAACTCGGCTTTAAATAA
- the ntrC gene encoding nitrogen regulation protein NR(I), with the protein MSRSETVWIVDDDRSIRWVLEKALQQEGMTTQSFDSADGVMSRLARQQPDVIISDIRMPGASGLDLLARIREQHPRLPVIIMTAHSDLDSAVASYQGGAFEYLPKPFDMDEAVALVKRANQHAQEQQNQEAPPALTRTPEIIGEAPAMQEVFRAIGRLSHSNITVLINGESGTGKELVAHALHRHSPRAVSPFIALNMAAIPKDLMESELFGHEKGAFTGAANLRRGRFEQADGGTLFLDEIGDMPADTQTRLLRVLADGEFYRVGGHTPVKVDVRIIAATHQNLETLVHAGKFREDLFHRLNVIRIHIPRMSDRREDIPTLARHFLSRAAQELAVEPKLLKSETEEYLKNLPWPGNVRQLENTCRWITVMASGREVHISDLPPELLSLPQDSAPVTNWEQALRQWADQALARGQSNLLDSAVPAFERIMIETALKHTAGRRRDAAVLLGWGRNTLTRKIKELGMKVDGGDDDEGDEG; encoded by the coding sequence ATGAGCCGTAGTGAAACCGTCTGGATCGTCGATGACGACCGTTCCATCCGCTGGGTCCTCGAGAAAGCCTTGCAACAGGAAGGCATGACCACCCAGAGCTTCGACAGCGCCGATGGGGTGATGAGCCGCCTTGCGCGTCAGCAGCCCGACGTGATCATCTCCGACATCCGCATGCCTGGCGCCAGTGGCCTGGACTTGCTGGCGCGGATTCGCGAACAGCACCCGCGCTTGCCGGTAATCATCATGACCGCGCATTCGGATCTGGACAGCGCTGTCGCGTCCTATCAGGGCGGCGCCTTTGAATACCTGCCCAAGCCGTTCGACATGGACGAGGCAGTGGCGCTGGTCAAGCGCGCCAACCAGCACGCCCAGGAACAACAGAACCAGGAAGCCCCGCCGGCCCTGACCCGCACCCCGGAAATCATCGGCGAAGCGCCGGCGATGCAGGAAGTGTTTCGCGCCATCGGGCGCTTGAGCCATTCCAACATCACCGTGCTGATCAACGGCGAGTCGGGCACCGGTAAAGAGTTGGTGGCCCACGCCCTGCACCGCCACAGCCCACGGGCGGTCTCGCCATTCATTGCGCTGAACATGGCGGCGATTCCCAAGGACTTGATGGAGTCCGAGCTGTTCGGCCATGAGAAAGGCGCATTCACCGGCGCGGCCAACCTGCGTCGCGGCCGTTTTGAACAGGCTGATGGCGGCACCTTGTTCCTCGATGAAATCGGCGACATGCCGGCCGACACCCAGACCCGCCTGCTGCGCGTGCTGGCCGATGGTGAGTTCTATCGCGTCGGCGGGCACACGCCGGTCAAGGTCGACGTGCGGATCATCGCGGCAACTCATCAGAACCTGGAAACCCTGGTACACGCAGGCAAGTTCCGTGAGGACTTATTCCACCGCCTCAACGTGATCCGCATCCACATTCCGCGCATGTCGGACCGTCGCGAAGACATTCCGACCCTGGCCCGCCACTTCCTCAGCCGCGCCGCTCAGGAGCTGGCTGTTGAGCCAAAGCTGCTGAAAAGCGAGACCGAGGAATACCTCAAGAACCTGCCTTGGCCAGGCAACGTGCGCCAGTTGGAGAACACCTGCCGCTGGATCACAGTGATGGCGTCCGGGCGGGAAGTGCACATCAGCGACCTGCCGCCGGAGCTGTTGAGCCTTCCGCAGGATTCGGCGCCAGTGACCAACTGGGAACAAGCGCTGCGCCAGTGGGCCGACCAGGCTCTGGCACGCGGCCAGTCGAACCTGCTGGACAGCGCCGTGCCGGCCTTTGAACGGATCATGATCGAGACCGCCTTGAAACACACCGCCGGACGCCGTCGCGACGCCGCCGTGTTGCTGGGCTGGGGCCGCAATACCCTGACTCGTAAGATCAAGGAGCTGGGGATGAAGGTCGACGGTGGCGACGATGATGAGGGTGATGAAGGCTAA